The following coding sequences lie in one Porphyromonas asaccharolytica DSM 20707 genomic window:
- a CDS encoding NAD(P)(+) transhydrogenase (Re/Si-specific) subunit beta: MNTLIEISNPVYYVICAVLSILVLVGIAMMSKVKTAARGNALSATAMGLGVLVTLLKLQVVTFPWLIGGILIGGIIGVLLYTRVKMIQMPQMVALLNGIGGGASALVGALTLFQLPVSNVYFTLVTAFLAIIIGMLTLVGSLVAAGKLHRVLPQKSVVWPFHNVATSLTLVVAVFFLLIGTLNYVVPSALIYAMIGTMLFSALFGLYFSIRVGGADMPITISLLNSLSGVAGAIAGMAIGDIFLVAVGGVVGASGLLLTQIMCRAMNRSLINILIPHGKAKAPAKATAPAKAAAPAPKAPAAPQPKQESSPIDQAVAMLRGAKRVIIVPGYGMALAQAQQEVKQLADKLARGGADVKYAIHPVAGRMPGHMNVLLAEANVDYDSLYEMEAINDQFANTDAVIVIGANDVLNPAARNAEGTPIYGMPVLNVDQAKQVIICNFDLKPGYAGVENPLYSRGEGVALCLGDAKATIDQILSGLESSAATAQPASSSSASDPISQAADMLRGAKRVIIVPGYGMALAQAQQEVKQLADKLAKSGADVKYAIHPVAGRMPGHMNVLLAEANVDYDSLYEMEAINDQFANTDAVIVIGANDVLNPAARNAEGTPIYGMPVLNVDQAKQVIICNFDLKPGYAGVENPLYSRGEGVALCLGDAKATLSNLMDRLDHAESTPVAPAASSASSATSSATPLQSATEVLHNAKSVIIVPGYGMALAQAQQEVKQLADKLAKGGADVKYAIHPVAGRMPGHMNVLLAEANVDYDSLYEMEAINDQFANTDAVIVIGANDVLNPAARNAEGTPIYGMPVLNVDQAKQVIICNYDLKPGYAGVENPLYSRGEGVTLLIGDAKKTLSDLIDTL, from the coding sequence ATGAATACACTCATAGAGATCTCTAATCCCGTATACTACGTCATCTGCGCGGTCCTCAGCATCCTCGTGCTCGTAGGCATCGCTATGATGAGCAAGGTCAAAACCGCTGCTCGTGGCAACGCACTCAGTGCTACCGCCATGGGACTAGGCGTCCTCGTCACGCTACTCAAGCTACAGGTCGTCACCTTCCCCTGGCTCATCGGGGGTATCCTCATCGGTGGTATCATCGGTGTCCTACTCTACACACGAGTCAAGATGATCCAGATGCCGCAGATGGTGGCTCTGCTCAATGGTATCGGCGGTGGTGCCTCAGCACTCGTCGGTGCTTTGACACTCTTCCAGCTTCCTGTGAGCAATGTCTACTTCACGCTGGTCACCGCTTTCCTCGCTATCATCATCGGTATGCTCACACTCGTCGGGAGTCTCGTCGCAGCGGGCAAGCTCCACAGAGTCCTGCCACAGAAGTCAGTCGTCTGGCCTTTTCACAATGTAGCGACCTCACTCACGCTCGTTGTCGCCGTCTTCTTCCTACTCATCGGCACGCTCAACTACGTTGTTCCCTCGGCTCTCATCTACGCCATGATCGGCACGATGCTCTTCAGTGCGCTCTTCGGTCTTTACTTCTCCATACGTGTGGGCGGTGCTGACATGCCGATCACCATCAGCTTGCTCAACTCTCTGAGCGGTGTGGCTGGTGCTATCGCCGGTATGGCCATTGGCGACATCTTCCTCGTCGCTGTCGGTGGTGTCGTCGGTGCTTCGGGACTCCTCCTCACGCAGATCATGTGCCGTGCGATGAACCGCTCGCTCATCAACATCCTCATCCCTCACGGCAAGGCAAAAGCTCCCGCCAAGGCAACGGCTCCCGCCAAGGCTGCCGCACCAGCCCCCAAAGCTCCCGCTGCGCCTCAGCCTAAGCAAGAGAGCTCTCCTATCGATCAGGCTGTTGCGATGCTCCGTGGTGCTAAGCGCGTTATCATCGTGCCGGGCTACGGTATGGCACTAGCGCAAGCACAGCAGGAGGTCAAGCAGCTAGCCGACAAGCTCGCTCGAGGCGGTGCTGATGTTAAGTACGCGATCCACCCTGTGGCTGGTCGTATGCCAGGGCATATGAACGTACTCCTTGCCGAGGCTAATGTGGACTACGATAGTCTCTACGAAATGGAGGCGATCAACGATCAGTTTGCCAATACCGATGCGGTCATCGTCATCGGTGCTAACGACGTGCTCAACCCCGCCGCTCGCAATGCCGAGGGAACGCCTATCTATGGTATGCCGGTCCTCAACGTAGATCAAGCCAAGCAGGTGATCATCTGCAACTTCGATCTCAAGCCTGGCTACGCTGGTGTCGAGAACCCGCTCTACAGCCGTGGTGAGGGCGTAGCGCTCTGCCTAGGCGATGCTAAGGCAACGATTGATCAGATCCTCTCTGGTCTAGAGAGCTCAGCAGCGACCGCACAGCCCGCTAGCAGCAGTTCAGCTAGCGATCCTATCTCACAGGCAGCAGATATGCTCCGTGGTGCTAAGCGTGTCATCATCGTGCCAGGCTACGGTATGGCTCTAGCGCAAGCACAGCAGGAGGTCAAGCAGCTAGCCGATAAGCTCGCCAAGAGCGGTGCCGATGTTAAGTATGCGATCCACCCTGTGGCTGGTCGTATGCCTGGACACATGAACGTACTCCTTGCTGAGGCTAATGTGGACTACGATAGTCTCTACGAGATGGAGGCGATCAACGACCAGTTTGCCAATACCGACGCGGTCATCGTCATCGGTGCTAACGATGTGCTCAACCCAGCGGCACGCAATGCCGAGGGAACGCCTATCTATGGTATGCCAGTCCTCAACGTAGATCAAGCCAAGCAGGTGATCATCTGCAACTTCGACCTTAAGCCTGGCTACGCTGGTGTCGAGAACCCGCTCTACAGCCGTGGCGAGGGCGTAGCGCTCTGCCTAGGCGATGCTAAGGCAACACTCTCCAACCTGATGGATCGTTTGGATCATGCGGAGAGTACCCCGGTAGCCCCTGCGGCTTCGTCTGCTTCGTCAGCTACCAGCAGCGCAACGCCACTCCAGTCCGCTACGGAGGTACTGCACAACGCTAAGAGCGTCATCATCGTGCCGGGCTACGGTATGGCACTTGCGCAAGCACAGCAGGAGGTCAAGCAGCTAGCCGACAAGCTCGCCAAGGGCGGTGCCGATGTTAAGTACGCCATCCACCCTGTGGCTGGTCGTATGCCTGGACACATGAACGTGCTCCTTGCCGAGGCTAATGTAGACTACGATAGTCTCTACGAGATGGAGGCGATCAACGATCAGTTTGCCAATACCGACGCAGTCATCGTCATCGGCGCTAACGACGTGCTCAACCCAGCGGCACGCAATGCCGAGGGGACGCCTATCTATGGTATGCCAGTCCTCAACGTAGATCAAGCCAAGCAGGTGATCATCTGCAACTACGATCTCAAACCCGGCTATGCTGGTGTCGAGAACCCGCTCTACAGCCGTGGCGAGGGCGTGACGCTACTCATTGGAGATGCCAAGAAGACGCTCAGCGACCTGATCGACACGCTCTAG
- a CDS encoding NAD(P) transhydrogenase subunit alpha produces MIIGVPKEIMHDEARVAASPEAVKQYVADGHTVLFERGAGEGAAYHDEDYQAAGAELIQGPEEIYRRAEIIIKVKEPLFNEQLGKHEIDMMHKGQYLITFIHPASPVNHDMVRKMAAQGVVGLTLDGVPRISRAQNLDALTSMSTCAGYKGILMAANDLSFFMPQMFTAVGKIEPAKVLVIGVGVAGLQALATARRLGCITYAADIRPAASEQATSLGAKPIDLGIPADKAVAPGGYALHLSPELLEHERQVLAEHVKDMDVIFCSALVPGKIAPVVITEEMVQSMKPGSVIVDIAIDQGGNCAITTPGERDVKHHVVIEGIKNIPGMLPQSATWMFSQNMYNLVKYLVKDGKMHLDMSDQITSSIVVTTEAGEIIHEGTLEAMGLKK; encoded by the coding sequence ATGATAATAGGCGTACCTAAAGAAATCATGCACGATGAGGCTCGCGTCGCAGCGAGCCCCGAGGCAGTGAAGCAGTATGTCGCTGATGGACACACTGTACTATTTGAGCGTGGAGCTGGCGAAGGCGCAGCATACCACGACGAGGACTATCAGGCAGCTGGTGCTGAGCTGATACAAGGACCTGAGGAGATCTACCGCCGTGCGGAGATCATCATCAAGGTCAAGGAGCCACTCTTTAACGAGCAGCTTGGCAAGCATGAGATCGACATGATGCACAAGGGGCAGTACCTGATCACCTTCATCCACCCAGCCTCTCCTGTGAACCATGACATGGTACGCAAGATGGCTGCGCAGGGGGTCGTAGGTCTCACCCTAGATGGTGTACCTCGTATCTCTCGTGCACAAAACCTCGATGCACTTACCTCTATGAGTACTTGCGCAGGCTACAAGGGTATCTTGATGGCTGCCAACGACCTCTCCTTCTTTATGCCACAGATGTTTACCGCTGTCGGCAAGATCGAGCCCGCCAAGGTACTCGTCATCGGTGTCGGTGTGGCTGGTCTACAGGCACTCGCTACGGCTCGTCGTCTAGGCTGTATCACCTACGCAGCTGATATACGCCCCGCAGCTTCTGAGCAGGCTACCAGTCTAGGTGCTAAGCCTATTGATCTGGGCATCCCCGCTGACAAGGCTGTCGCTCCTGGTGGCTACGCCCTACACTTGAGCCCCGAGCTACTAGAGCATGAGCGTCAGGTGCTGGCTGAGCATGTCAAGGACATGGACGTCATCTTCTGTAGCGCCCTCGTACCAGGCAAGATCGCTCCCGTAGTCATCACCGAGGAGATGGTCCAGTCTATGAAGCCCGGCTCTGTCATCGTTGATATCGCTATCGATCAGGGTGGTAACTGCGCTATCACGACTCCAGGTGAGCGTGACGTCAAGCACCACGTAGTCATCGAGGGTATCAAGAACATCCCTGGTATGCTACCACAGAGCGCTACCTGGATGTTCTCACAAAACATGTACAACCTCGTCAAGTACCTTGTCAAGGATGGCAAGATGCACCTCGACATGAGCGATCAGATCACCTCTTCTATCGTCGTCACGACAGAGGCTGGGGAGATCATCCACGAGGGTACCCTCGAGGCTATGGGACTCAAGAAGTAG
- a CDS encoding ATP-binding cassette domain-containing protein: MYSNSDTHLTAEPLVQAQEVCFSYGRHPLFRSVSFTLPAGSITGLLGKNGEGKTTLLKLLSGLLLAKGGELSVLGHSSRKRSVPLLRELYYLPEEVQLPATSAVQYLDGAGQFYPNYDATLARQLLQDFDVPPTNNLRRLSMGQKKKVALVLALSLRVPLLLLDEPTNGLDIPSKSKFRQLLVQHISDEQTVLISTHQVRDLEQMIDRLVVLHQNQIICNETIARLESTFYCGTAAEAPHVAPLYSEPSVWGEVVMTPRTPETAETGGFSMELFFNALMYNTQAVLQHLSQPANDTLTPQAPLSL, from the coding sequence ATGTATTCGAACTCAGATACCCACCTCACCGCAGAGCCTCTGGTTCAGGCTCAGGAGGTATGCTTCTCTTATGGTCGGCACCCGCTCTTTAGGAGTGTAAGCTTTACCCTGCCCGCAGGCTCTATCACCGGGCTTCTAGGCAAAAATGGCGAGGGTAAGACGACCCTCCTCAAGCTGCTCTCAGGACTGCTCCTAGCTAAGGGTGGTGAGCTCTCCGTGCTCGGGCACTCCAGCAGAAAGCGCTCGGTGCCACTTCTCCGAGAGCTCTACTACCTTCCCGAGGAGGTGCAGCTACCCGCCACCTCTGCCGTCCAGTACCTCGACGGCGCAGGACAGTTTTACCCAAACTATGATGCCACGCTGGCTCGTCAACTGCTGCAGGACTTTGACGTGCCACCCACTAACAATCTGCGTCGCCTCTCGATGGGACAGAAGAAGAAGGTAGCGCTCGTGCTGGCGCTCTCTCTGCGGGTGCCGTTGCTCCTCCTCGACGAACCGACCAATGGACTGGACATACCGTCGAAGAGCAAGTTTCGCCAGCTCCTCGTGCAGCACATCTCTGACGAGCAGACCGTGCTGATCAGCACCCACCAGGTGCGTGACCTAGAGCAAATGATAGATCGTCTGGTCGTGCTACACCAAAACCAGATCATCTGCAATGAGACGATCGCTCGCCTCGAGAGCACCTTCTACTGTGGCACCGCCGCCGAGGCGCCTCACGTAGCGCCGCTCTATAGCGAGCCCTCCGTATGGGGAGAGGTCGTGATGACGCCCCGTACGCCAGAGACTGCCGAGACGGGAGGCTTCTCGATGGAGCTCTTCTTCAACGCTCTGATGTACAACACCCAAGCGGTACTACAGCATTTATCCCAACCAGCAAACGATACACTCACCCCACAAGCCCCTCTCTCACTATGA
- a CDS encoding NAD(P) transhydrogenase subunit alpha, which produces MNPLILVAIFLVATFVGYKLISNVPSLLHTPLMSGMNALSGVTITGALAATATAIIAPDGSLFQQIFGVIAVILATINVVGGFGVTNRMLRMFTKNKKGGKA; this is translated from the coding sequence ATGAACCCACTGATCCTCGTCGCCATCTTCCTTGTGGCGACCTTCGTCGGCTACAAGCTCATCAGCAATGTGCCTAGCTTGTTGCACACCCCCCTCATGTCGGGGATGAACGCCCTGAGTGGCGTCACCATCACGGGAGCGCTCGCAGCTACTGCCACAGCTATCATAGCTCCAGACGGTAGTCTCTTCCAGCAAATATTTGGGGTTATAGCCGTCATCCTAGCCACCATCAATGTCGTCGGGGGCTTTGGCGTGACCAACCGCATGCTCCGTATGTTTACCAAAAACAAGAAAGGAGGCAAGGCATGA
- the pckA gene encoding phosphoenolpyruvate carboxykinase (ATP) — translation MAQNNIDLSQYGIKEPAEIIYNPSYDQLYEAELQPDLTGYDRGQLTELGAVNVMTGVYTGRSPKDKFFVLDDTTRDTIWWTTPEYPNDNKPTSQETWQELKKIATKELSGKKLYVVDAFCGANPDTRLKIRFIMEVAWQAHFVTNMFIRPTKEELANFGKPDFVVMNASKAKVTNYKELGLNSETAVVFNLTEKIQLILNTWYGGEMKKGMFSYMNYLNPLRGNASMHCSANTNQDETETAIFFGLSGTGKTTLSTDPKRKLIGDDEHGWDDNGIFNYEGGCYAKVINLSKESEPDIYNAIRRDALLENVTVDANGKIDFSDKSVTENTRVSYPIYHIDNIVKPVSKAGHANKVIFLSADAFGVLPPVSILDPEQTQYYFLSGFTAKLAGTERGVTEPTPTFSACFGAAFLSLHPTKYGQELVKRMKAVGAKAYLVNTGWNGTGKRISIKDTRGIIDAILDGSIDKAPTKTLPHFNFAIPTELPGVDPAILDPRDTYADPAEWETKAQDLAKRFVKNFEKFATNEHGKKLVDAGPKL, via the coding sequence ATGGCACAGAACAACATTGATCTCTCCCAGTATGGCATCAAAGAGCCTGCTGAGATCATTTATAACCCCTCGTACGATCAGCTCTACGAGGCTGAACTACAACCAGATCTAACAGGCTATGACCGCGGGCAGCTTACCGAGCTAGGTGCTGTCAACGTGATGACGGGCGTCTACACGGGTCGCTCACCAAAGGACAAGTTCTTCGTCCTCGATGACACCACGCGTGACACTATCTGGTGGACGACTCCCGAGTATCCCAACGACAACAAGCCCACCAGTCAGGAGACGTGGCAGGAGCTTAAGAAGATTGCCACCAAGGAGCTCTCGGGCAAGAAACTTTACGTCGTCGATGCCTTCTGCGGTGCTAACCCAGACACGCGCCTCAAGATCCGCTTTATCATGGAGGTAGCTTGGCAGGCTCACTTCGTTACCAATATGTTTATACGCCCCACTAAGGAGGAGCTGGCAAACTTCGGCAAGCCAGACTTTGTCGTGATGAACGCTTCAAAGGCTAAGGTGACCAACTACAAAGAGCTCGGGCTGAACTCCGAGACGGCTGTCGTCTTTAACCTGACGGAGAAGATACAGCTCATCCTCAACACCTGGTACGGTGGTGAGATGAAGAAGGGTATGTTCTCCTATATGAACTACCTCAACCCGCTCCGTGGCAATGCCTCGATGCACTGCTCTGCTAATACGAACCAGGATGAGACGGAGACCGCTATCTTCTTTGGGCTATCTGGCACGGGCAAGACAACGCTGAGCACCGACCCCAAGCGTAAGCTGATCGGCGACGACGAGCATGGTTGGGATGACAATGGTATCTTTAATTACGAGGGCGGCTGCTACGCTAAGGTGATCAACCTAAGCAAAGAGTCTGAGCCAGACATCTACAACGCTATCCGCCGTGATGCACTGCTAGAGAATGTGACGGTAGATGCCAATGGTAAGATAGACTTCTCTGACAAGTCTGTCACGGAGAATACACGTGTCTCCTACCCTATCTACCATATTGACAACATTGTCAAGCCGGTCTCTAAAGCGGGTCATGCCAACAAGGTGATCTTCCTCTCGGCAGATGCTTTCGGTGTCCTACCTCCTGTCTCGATCCTCGACCCTGAGCAGACGCAGTACTACTTCCTCTCAGGCTTTACGGCCAAGCTGGCTGGTACAGAGCGTGGCGTCACGGAGCCTACGCCAACCTTCTCGGCATGCTTTGGTGCAGCTTTCCTCTCACTCCACCCGACCAAGTACGGTCAGGAGCTGGTCAAGCGTATGAAGGCTGTCGGTGCTAAGGCTTACCTCGTCAATACGGGCTGGAACGGTACGGGCAAGCGTATCTCTATTAAGGATACCCGTGGCATCATCGACGCAATCCTCGATGGCTCGATCGACAAGGCACCGACGAAGACACTACCCCACTTCAACTTCGCCATTCCGACGGAGCTACCGGGCGTAGACCCCGCTATCCTCGATCCTCGAGACACTTACGCTGATCCCGCTGAGTGGGAGACGAAGGCTCAGGATCTGGCAAAGCGCTTTGTCAAGAACTTCGAGAAGTTTGCCACCAACGAGCATGGCAAGAAGCTCGTCGACGCAGGTCCTAAGCTCTAA
- a CDS encoding efflux RND transporter periplasmic adaptor subunit: MKAKRIFKLSLWVIFGLLVVMTFVFLYKKAQPQATIYSVETVTRVPSIQRSIILTGKIAPRNEVMIVPQLNGIIAEIMKKPGDLVKAGDIIARIKVVPEMGSVNQAESQVEIAKIALDEAEQKYKIATELHQQGIVAEEEYATTKANYLQAKERLASAKDAYNIVLTGMSQRNAQGSTTLVRSTVDGTILDIPVKEGNSVIQANSFNAGTTIATIADMTEMIFIGKVDEVDIARVATGLPVTVRIGAIEGSAFSGVVEYISPKTIQQQQGTQYELKAAITIDDYSRIRSDMSANAELITDQVSNVLAVPEGALQFEGDKVYVEVVTSDADPKHLETERREIKTGISNGSLIEVKSGLKEGEKVKGTPVAA, translated from the coding sequence ATGAAAGCTAAGCGTATCTTCAAACTTTCCCTTTGGGTCATCTTCGGCCTGCTCGTTGTCATGACCTTCGTCTTCCTCTATAAGAAGGCACAGCCCCAGGCGACCATCTACTCGGTAGAGACGGTGACCCGCGTCCCCTCTATCCAACGGTCTATCATCCTCACTGGCAAGATAGCTCCTCGCAACGAGGTGATGATCGTGCCACAGCTCAACGGCATCATCGCCGAGATTATGAAGAAGCCCGGCGACCTCGTCAAGGCGGGCGACATCATCGCTCGTATCAAAGTGGTGCCCGAGATGGGTTCGGTCAATCAGGCAGAGTCGCAGGTCGAGATAGCAAAGATAGCTCTCGACGAGGCAGAGCAGAAGTACAAGATAGCGACCGAGCTACACCAGCAAGGGATCGTAGCCGAGGAGGAGTATGCCACGACCAAGGCTAACTACCTACAGGCTAAGGAGCGCCTTGCGAGCGCTAAGGATGCTTACAACATCGTCCTCACTGGTATGAGCCAGCGCAACGCTCAGGGCTCTACGACACTCGTGCGCAGCACGGTAGACGGGACGATCCTCGACATACCAGTCAAGGAGGGTAACTCGGTCATTCAGGCCAACTCCTTCAACGCTGGTACCACCATCGCCACCATCGCCGACATGACGGAGATGATCTTCATCGGCAAGGTGGACGAGGTCGACATCGCTCGTGTCGCTACAGGACTACCCGTCACGGTGCGCATCGGAGCGATCGAGGGTTCCGCCTTCTCGGGCGTCGTGGAGTACATCTCGCCCAAGACGATCCAGCAGCAGCAAGGCACGCAGTACGAGCTCAAGGCTGCCATCACCATCGACGACTACAGTCGCATACGCTCCGATATGAGTGCCAATGCGGAGCTTATCACCGACCAAGTCTCTAACGTCCTGGCTGTTCCCGAGGGCGCTCTACAGTTTGAGGGCGACAAGGTCTATGTCGAGGTGGTCACCTCCGATGCCGACCCGAAGCATCTAGAGACGGAGCGCCGTGAGATCAAGACTGGCATCAGCAACGGTAGCCTCATCGAGGTCAAGAGTGGTCTCAAGGAGGGCGAAAAGGTCAAGGGTACTCCAGTAGCAGCCTAA
- a CDS encoding GntR family transcriptional regulator has protein sequence MITPRFNPQVVIYAQIEQRIKEKILSGEYPAGTQIPSVRQLAAELETNANTIFRAYENLQNEGLIYPKKGLGLYVSETAEMLLRDEAYRVLTEEELPELFAQLKVLNMDILEVVRRHADWVKQQGDPDA, from the coding sequence ATGATCACACCACGTTTTAATCCGCAAGTAGTCATCTACGCTCAGATAGAGCAGCGCATCAAGGAGAAGATCCTCTCGGGAGAGTACCCCGCAGGGACGCAGATCCCGAGCGTGCGCCAGCTAGCTGCCGAGCTGGAGACCAATGCCAATACGATCTTCAGAGCTTATGAGAACCTACAGAACGAGGGGCTCATCTATCCGAAGAAAGGGCTCGGTCTCTATGTCTCCGAAACGGCCGAGATGCTCCTACGCGATGAGGCTTATCGCGTGCTAACCGAGGAGGAACTCCCCGAGCTCTTTGCTCAACTCAAAGTGCTTAACATGGACATCCTAGAGGTGGTCAGACGGCACGCCGACTGGGTCAAGCAGCAGGGAGATCCTGACGCTTAG
- a CDS encoding TolC family protein, whose translation MLTLRHIFPLALLVAGSFTLAAQQSWTLQQCIDHAVAHSITVEEARLRLAGSEQQLSTAQHSYLPSLSASASQSVSLGRSADKTGVIGDQSSSSTSFGANLSWDVFSGMARPKATEIARLNLDAATAGLSYAKEQIGLQVAEGYYNLLFRQELIHVADEQLKLTRETLTKTAAMVQAGKWSRDKLAEVEAQLAKDSVNYLRACSDTELARHQLALIIELPDYTELQITLPDVKSLSATPAPELALADDALLEQARTMRPEMEQARLQLQVAERQIGLEQTGYIPKVSFGAGYNTGYYYILNKELRQYNQPFGDQMRNNGRYFVGLSLSVPIFDAMRTADNVAQARLRYSDQQIALRKVDKELTQQLYTAQINARAAYSQIAAAERATESAETALHYAQISYEAGRASSYELAEAQNRHFVAQSEELRARYDYLYRVLVLHSYISPAEETK comes from the coding sequence ATGCTTACACTTCGTCATATCTTTCCCTTAGCCCTACTGGTCGCGGGGAGCTTTACCCTAGCAGCGCAGCAGAGCTGGACGCTGCAGCAGTGCATCGATCACGCCGTCGCTCACAGCATCACGGTCGAGGAGGCGCGCCTACGCTTGGCCGGGAGTGAGCAGCAGCTCTCCACCGCGCAGCACAGTTACCTGCCCTCGCTCTCGGCGAGTGCTAGCCAGAGCGTCAGCCTCGGACGTAGTGCCGACAAGACGGGCGTCATCGGCGACCAGTCCTCGAGCAGCACCTCCTTTGGGGCAAACCTCTCGTGGGACGTTTTCTCTGGCATGGCTCGTCCTAAGGCAACGGAGATAGCGCGTCTCAATCTAGACGCTGCAACCGCTGGACTCTCCTATGCTAAGGAGCAGATCGGGCTACAGGTGGCTGAGGGGTACTATAACTTGCTCTTTCGCCAAGAGCTAATCCACGTAGCCGATGAACAGCTCAAGCTAACCCGCGAGACGCTCACGAAGACGGCCGCAATGGTTCAGGCGGGTAAGTGGTCTCGTGACAAGCTCGCCGAGGTGGAGGCGCAACTCGCTAAGGACAGCGTCAACTACCTCCGTGCCTGCAGCGATACGGAGCTGGCGCGTCATCAGCTGGCACTCATCATTGAGTTGCCCGACTACACAGAGCTGCAGATCACCTTGCCCGATGTCAAGAGCCTCAGCGCTACGCCCGCTCCTGAGCTGGCACTGGCTGACGATGCGCTCCTCGAGCAAGCACGCACGATGCGTCCCGAGATGGAGCAGGCAAGGCTACAGCTACAAGTGGCGGAGCGACAGATCGGACTGGAGCAGACGGGCTACATACCGAAGGTTTCCTTTGGCGCAGGCTACAACACGGGCTATTACTACATCCTTAATAAGGAGTTACGGCAGTATAACCAGCCTTTTGGGGATCAGATGCGCAACAACGGACGCTACTTCGTTGGGCTTTCGCTCTCTGTACCCATCTTTGATGCGATGCGCACGGCAGACAATGTGGCGCAGGCTCGTCTCCGCTACTCCGATCAGCAGATCGCTCTGCGCAAGGTGGACAAAGAGCTCACGCAGCAGCTCTACACGGCTCAGATCAACGCCCGTGCCGCTTACAGTCAGATAGCAGCTGCCGAGCGGGCAACCGAGTCGGCCGAGACGGCGCTGCACTATGCGCAGATCAGCTACGAGGCGGGACGTGCCTCTTCGTACGAATTGGCCGAGGCGCAAAACCGTCACTTCGTCGCTCAGAGCGAAGAGCTCCGCGCTCGCTACGACTACCTCTACCGTGTGCTCGTACTGCACAGCTACATCTCTCCCGCAGAGGAAACTAAGTAA